The genome window TCCCTAAATTCCCTTCTGCATAGACAAGTCATGATGAAACATTTAGACCTGATGAGATCAGTTTGACACGCGAGACTGttcattgtctctctctctctctctgcccttcaGTGACATGTTTTTTTCCTCCGTAAGTGTCATTAGTTTCTGCTTTGCCAGACACAGCAACATGCTTTTGTCATTAGATATGAAAACAATCAAGCTCTCTCTGATTGGTGCTTCTGCGTGATcacttgcgctctgattggttgatgGGCTTGGCCATGGCGTGTTCATGCAGCGAGCAcatgctcacctttcctccaggcCAGTGTGACTCAACAGTCATTTTAAAGAGCAGTTTCCTTTTTGTGTAACTAATGTGAAACTACAGGTTGGATAAAACTGCTTTGGGTACAGGTTGTTCAGGGGTGTATGTGTAATGCACGCCTCAGTGGTGTGTATGGTTTCCGGTgggaaatttgatatttttgctgaGCGTGGGCTTTCACATCCTCCTTAAACACCAAATACAGAACAGCTGCCTCTGTGAAACCTGCTGTCGTCTGCTTAGTATTCTTACTACAGCGCTTGATTGTGGGTTTTTTGGAGAAATGTCACAAACTTAGACTTCAGAATCCATCCTTACAAGACTGCTGGGTGCTTATTTTAGTTTACAACTGAATGACAGACACTCCAAATAAATCAGATTAAAACAAacatgtaattgttgatatggcgaagttttctgcgaggagacgtttgcgtttatggaaggagtctccagtttcagcactTTCTAAAGTTGTTTTTTAATAAGAACAAATAAGCAAGTGTTTTAAGAGGGATAAAATACCTGCTGAAAAGAATGtattgaaatgttttattccttccatAACTTACAGTATTATATACAAAAATGTGAATTTTGGCTATCGGTCACCCTACATGCAGTACTTGTGTTTATTTCATTCAACATTGTGTCAGGACTACATTACCCATCAGCCCCTGCACTTAGTCACATGTCTCACTGATCACCCTAACCTGTGTCTTGTTAAACACCCTATTTAAGTTCTGTGAGGTTAGCTTTTGTTTATTATTGTGGTCATTAGTCATATGTTGCccattatgtgtttttttttggggggggtttccacctttattggataggacagtgtagagacaggaaatgagcgggagagagacggggagggatcgggaaatgacctcgggtcggaatcgaatccgggtccccagatttatggtatggcgccttatccacctgagccacgacgcccccgcctATTATGTGTTTTGATTCCATGTTCATGCTCGTAGTTTGGTTTTGTTTGAGTGCTTGTGTTTTAATTTATTTCAGTAAAAGTCTGCAGTTGCATCTCTCTTTACTTATTTTCCTGATAGAACACTAAAAGTATGTAAAGATGGATGAAGGTGTAGATTTTTAATAATTCCCCAAAGCCAGAGGGGGAAGTAATGTCCTCCTCAAAGCAAGAGGGAGGGAAGTGACATACACTATAAAGCAAGGGGAGGAGGAACATCCTCAGTGGAGCAAGAAAGTGGCATGATGCCCTCAGCAGTGCAAGGAAGCAGACCGAAGCCTTCGGCGGAGCAAGGAAGCCGGAGCAATGTCCTTGGCAGAGCAAGGAAGCCAGAGCGACGTCCTCAGCAGAGCAAGGAAGCAGAGCGACGCCTTAAGCAGAATAAGGAAGCAGAGCGACGCCCTTGGCAGAACAAGGAAGTGGCGCAAAGCCCTCGGCAGAGCAAGGAAGCAGAGCGACACCCTTAGCAGAGCAAGGAAGTGGCATGAAGCCCTCGGTGGAGCAAGGAAGCAGATTGATGCCATCGGCAGATCAAGGAAGCAGAGTGATGCCATCGGCAGATCAAGGAAGCAGAGTGATGCCCTTGACAGAGCAAGGAAGCCAGAGCGATGTCCTTGGTGGAACAAGGAAACAGAGTGATGCCCTTGGCAGAGCAAGGAAGTGGCACGGCACCCTCAGCAGAGCAAGGAAGCAGAGCAATGCCCTTGACGGAGCAAGGAAGTTGGCACAACATCCTCAGTGGAGCAAGGAAGCAGCGCAATGCCCTCGGCAGAACAAGGAGGCCAGATCAACGTCCTTGGTGGAGCAAGAAAACCGGAGTGATGTCCTTGGCGGAGCAAGGAAGCAGCACCCTCAGCATCCTCAGCACCCAAAATATAAATGCAGCAGATTTTTTCAGTGTCCAGGAAGCCCTCCTGGAAAAGTCCCGCCTGGTGTGGAAGGAAATGACAAAGAATGGCTCGATGCCATGCGCTCCCTCAGAAAACCAAGATGGAATCATTTCCAACCCTTCCTTCCTCACCGAGGGCGTCACTCTGCCTCCTTGCTCTACAGAGGAAGTCATGAGGACGTCCCCCTATCCCAGAGAGGACACCATTATGGCTCACAGCCTCATTATAGGCGTCACTCTGCCTCCTTGCTCCGCCGAGGACATCACTATGCCTCCCGCCTCCTCTTCGGACATCGTGCTGAGGATGTCACTCCACCCCATTGCTTCGCAGTGTATGTCATTTCTCTCTGTTGCTTTGCAGAGGACGTCAATCTGCCCCTTTGGGGCAAAAAAAATATACACTTAAAAATCTACACTTTCCTGACACATTGTCATGTTTGCTAGAGTTATGTTCTGTTTTTGAACAATGCTCATTTTTAACAGTAATTATAATCCTGTGTATGACCTGTTGTGCAAATTCTTTGTTTcctgttttgtgtgtgtcttAACATTTTGGACAGTTCTTACAACAGCTGCTGCTTAAGTGAGAACAGACAAGTACTTGCATAACCTACGGCACCCTGAGGCTTTGAGGAACATGtcacatgaaataaaatgaaGGCCACGTGCAAGCACATGCTCTGCAGAAAATGTATGCTAATAGACCCAAAACCATAATAAAGCCAATGTGTGTCAAAATAGATTTTGGTTCATGCCAacagcaagatttttttttttacatgttaaGGTTTACAGATCCAAAATCCACAACATTTTATGGAAGTGCAAACTGTAAACAGGTGGAGTAAATCTTTTATCTGCATTATGTATTCAGGTCGGCGTCTTTGTTTTCATATCATGACCTCAGTAACTGTCACAGAAATAAACATTACAGTtgagaaagttaaaaaaaatagagTGATAAAGTATTGCGTAATCCCTGCTgtttgtgttcagtgtgttgatgTATTTCAACTCTGGTTTTGTTCAAAACAGTCTCAGGACATGAAGACATGCAATACGTGATCAGGTAAGTTGGGGGGGGGTGCGTTTGTACCGTGGCTGTGTTCAGACTTGCAGAGGCAGGAGAATGCTATAGGACCAGAAGCGTGCAAATACACTCCTCCCTCGAAGGCTGAGATCGGAATGTTCTCAGTcgagtttggagaaaagaaaaaaacagaagagAGTTTTAGGATAGAAAACAAACAGGGTGAACTGAGAGACAGTGCAGGGGCAGTGGGGTAAACGTGCCTTCCTGTTATTCAGAGACAAACAATGAAGCAAGCAAAAGAAGCAGAAATCACAAATGCAGCTACCTCTCTGTCTTTaagtgtgcatgcgtgcgtgtgcgtgtgtgtgtgagaaacagtTTCACATCATTTTTATTATAACATCAAAGAGAGCTCATGATCCAGTGCATTGTTCAAAACTAATAGTTACATTCTTGAGCTAGTGATAGATACATCACTAAGATGTACATCACTacagtttaacagttattccacgaaatagagtcgtacatgagcggatagccgatgaggtgcatagcaccaagttggctagaagccatgtatgacgtgattgagtggaataactgttttattctatccacattcactggattttgagaaacaaagcatttttatttttaatttttgcagatttgatcaataaaaactttttatacaaaacatcaaacaaaatagtttccgcttagaatgtaaacaacccggcgaaatgacagaagcaatttgtgaaaaatgcgataacaatatccatccattatctgtagccactttatcctgttctacagggtcgcaggcaagctggagcctatcccagctgactatgggcgagagacggggtacaccctggacaagtcgccaggtcatcgcagggctgacacatagacacagacaaccattcatgctcacacctacggtcaatttagggccaccaacctgcatgcctttggactgtgggggaaaccggagcacccggaggaaacccacgcggacagcatgcgaactcctcacagaaaggccctcgccggccactgggctcgaacccaggaccttcttgctgtgaagcgacagtgctaaccactacaccaccatgccgcccgcaataataataattcttgaaaaataaaaaaggtacattattactatcaaatacttttattccatattttattgctttttttgtatttttggggttttgttttcgagtcaagtttttatttcgtccctggttggttcagcaacacgctcccccattttgtttcttcttcttctttagggttttttggcagttgtcaaaccaacttaaaggtgcattaccgccaccgactgggctggagtgtggaacaggagatggggggggggacctatattcttttagctatttctgtttctttaaaatacttaataccaccattttgtttttctctacccacagtatatgagctgatagcctagttgtagtgtagccaatcagagtgtgcgattgctcatatccagtgaatgtggatagaataatcaatgttatttacTTCACATGTCAATGGTtttcatgttatggctgattgatgtatatttattttattgtaacATAAAGCATTTATGAATGAATTTGGTTCAggctacattttaaaaaaaaaatggccaaCCCACCATGTCACCGTTTCCTAGTTATTTACCCAAGGCTGCAGGCATCTGGAGTATTTAttgcacaaacatttggattctgGCCACAAataggctggagtgtggaacaggagatattgggggggggggggactatattcttttagctatttctgtttcttttaaatacttaaaaccaccattttgtttttctctactcatggtatatgagctgatatcctcgtcatagagtagccaatcagagcgcacggttgctcatatccagtgaatgtggataaaataatataatatataacttacactcaccggccaatttaataggaacttgttcttgattctaagatccctgttcttggctgcaggactggaacccaatgtggcctTCTAAAAaacttccaaactaagaggacttatgtcaaaaaatgatctggaaaaactaatacatgccttcatctctagtagggttgattactgcaatggccttttcacaggcctgccaaaaaagaccatcaaacgacttcagctggttcaaaatgcagcggctagggttctcacacaaacaaaaagaacagagcacattactccaattctaaggtcccttcactggcttccagtaagctacagaattgactttaaagcattgctgctggtgtacaaatctctaaatggtacagggcccaattacctctctgatatgttgcagtggcctaacccaatcagatctaccagatcacagcagcaaaatttactattaaaaccagttgttaaaacaaagtgtggtgaagcagcttttagctactatgcagtgcagctatggaaccaactgccagaggacattaaaaatgctcctgctgttggcagcttcaaatctaggttaaagaccaagctgttttcagatgctttctgttaaataattaatattgtattctttttatataatttttactttctctgcatgttttaaatttactttaattttaactttattctattttattctattctgctgggtgttttttctcctcctatttctactttattttattattttatttctactattgtttaattcttattattttcttttaattcttttaattaattgtcttagaataaaaataaaattattttatgtaattttatttctctattgtttactgtttttgtttttacttctgtaaagcacattgaactgccattgtgtatgaaatgtgctatataaataaacttgccttgccttgccttctgttttctgttgcatactgagatgcttttctgctcaccacggttataaagagtgattatatgagttactatatcctacctggcagctcgaaccaatttgtccattttcctctgaccctcttatcaacaagtcatttgtttccacctacagaaatgtcactcactcgatgttttttgtttttcacaccatactgtgtaaactctagagactgttgtgtgtgaaatactttctgaaatactcaaaccagttcatctggctcaaaccaacacccatgccacagtgaaagaaagtcacact of Neoarius graeffei isolate fNeoGra1 chromosome 22, fNeoGra1.pri, whole genome shotgun sequence contains these proteins:
- the LOC132870722 gene encoding uncharacterized protein LOC132870722, which encodes MSLVEQGNRVMPLAEQGSGTAPSAEQGSRAMPLTEQGSWHNILSGARKQRNALGRTRRPDQRPWWSKKTGVMSLAEQGSSTLSILSTQNINAADFFSVQEALLEKSRLVWKEMTKNGSMPCAPSENQDGIISNPSFLTEGVTLPPCSTEEVMRTSPYPREDTIMAHSLIIGVTLPPCSAEDITMPPASSSDIVLRMSLHPIASQFLTTAAA